The window AAATGGCTTTTATCCCATAGGCCTGCACGGGAAAGAAAACCCCACCTATGCAGAATATCAAGAGTAGGTTAAATCTAAGTTCCAAAAATGTTAATCAAGTTATGTATTATTTACTACTCCATAGCGTTGATAATTATACCGGTTACCTCGAGATGAGAACAAGAATGCAAGTAGTAGGAAATCCTATAATATTTTTGGTTGAAACTTGAATACTGAAACTATTCATTTTACTCGACCTTCATATTTCATATTTCAAATATCAATTTGCACAAGCTCACTCTTTCCCTCCATGTTTTCTAGAAAATCCATAATCGCGTTCTATAAAATGGCACCATTAAGCCTTAGTACTTCTCTTGTAATTATGGAAATTCACGTTCTTATCTGAAAAAGTCTTTTAATAATCTTCATAATTTTCAGTGTCTTCTAGGACTAAGGTTCAACAGCTATCCTATTCACCTTTGACTGATGAATAAATATGTGAGAGCGCATGtcgtatgtatgtatatattcaGCTCTACAGTAGGCAAGGAAACGAACACGAAGGAAgatctttttcaaaataatataacaTCCTTCTTCGCTGTACTTTTTTATGGAGTCTAACCTTTTGTTGAATAGCTCTCCATCTGCTTCTAGCATTGGAGCAATTTTCTGGTCTAATCTTTGCATGACAATGAGCAGCTTTTGCATGCTTTCAGTGAGTTCCTCATCATCCAAGTTAGTAGCTGCAAGGGTCTGAAGTacgccaaaaaaaaaaaaaatgaagcaaCGGATGAAAATCACATATCTTGAAGAAATTTGATATCAAGGCCCTATGAACTTAAAATTTCTCACAGTTACTTGAAAATCTGAACACTAGTGAATATCATCCATCTCATTTTCCCACTACTCTGAAAAATAACAATGCTAATAATTATTGAAACATGATCTAGAGGTGAGACGATAATATTGGGATTCATGCTCAGAATCTTTCTTTTGGTTCTTGGCCTGTGAAGAAACAAACTAGAAATACAGCGAAAGGTCATGAACAAGTAGGAGAAAAAATGCTGGCCATTATGAACTCCTGAAAAGCCTAGGTTTACCAACCTCTTAAGCAACAAATCTTTagtatagatatatatatagttcCAATTCTATTTTGGTGCCCATACATCCACCTTTTGTCAATTTTGGTTCCTAtgtattttctaaaaaatgatCAGGGTATATCGAACACCTCCTTGGTCGTATCCCAATCACCTCTTCTCAAAACCAAACTTTGGCCAAAAGTACACACACATGCATATAAAATCTACCCTGAGTTTTCAAAGATATCTCCAAAGGAAATACGAAAATACTCCCTATATCTTCATAAGGACAGCATAAAATCAAAGAACCAAAGCTTACTTGAGCAGGACGACCTTGAGTACGCCTTTGCAAAGCAAGCCGAAGTTGATTGAATAGATCCCCCACAACTTCCTTTTGATTTATAAGCTCAATGAGAGATGCTCGATGACCACGACTATGAATCAAGGCACTATACTGCATAATCAAATAATGTAATAGAAATATCAGAAATCAACAATAATTTGTGTTAGAAAAGCGTGAACATAAAATCACTGATTGATCCAAAAAGTGATTTCAACCAAACCTTTGAACTTCCAATATAAAGTACTACCCTaaacaaattgaataaaaaCCCGAGTACTGCTTATTTATCATGAGTTGTAAATGACGCTTGTGCAAATAATGATGCTTGTGCAAATCTTCCATTTCTTCCTACAGTTTTCTAGATAGAAAAGATGCTAAAGTTTTAGAAGCTCGAGGCGTGTATTCTCAGTTCAATATTTAAGCTCTATTCATTCATGCTGGTTCTTTTAAGTCCCCTAGTAGATTTGTTTTTCTTACATTCGATCAAGATTCCAGTCCTGCCAGCATTGCCATGGTAATGTACACACTAGTCTTTCCGGAAAGACTCATGGTTAAACTGCAGAGATTGCGACTGTTTTCCCATAATGCTTGTATCACCTTACATCTCATCCAGATACATAAGAAATAGGAACTAGGGTCCTCCAACTCTTGAGTGGTACAGCCTTCAAACTTTCAAGGTCAAACGAGAATCCTCTGGACAAATGTGGTGGCAGCGCTTATTTGTAGACTGGTTTGGAAGAAACAAGAGAATTTTTCAAGGGAAGGAGGCTAATCAAAAAGCTTTTTGGGATCTAGATGGAATCTAAGCCTTGGTGCTCCCCATAAAAAGAAAGTCTGTAATATATACTCTCTCATCTATGTCAGCCTAGaaactcatttttttttttttggtaatcCTCTTGGCTTGGTGGGATGACTCAtctccatttctatttttccttgaaaCAAATTTTTCGGTGacataaggaaaaaaaagaaagctaCTTCAGAGATTATTTGAAGCACGTATACATAGGTATATTTGCAACATAAACTTTATTAACCTTAACTGGCAATTAGAattggtttttcttttccttttcttttattattatttatttttattttatataagcATCGGTAGTTTCTATATTGATATTTTTCTACATACCTTCTATATCTCTATATTAATAGTTCTCCACACATACCTCTTCTTCCAATTCTCGTAGAATTAATGCAGTTCTCCAGCGCAAGTGTACTTTAGATTGGCTTACATCGGTATAAATATGATCACCAACATACAATATCTCATCACCGTGAATGTTTAAAGAATTCTCAATCATTTGTGCGCTACCACCAGAGTACAAGCCCCCTGCATGTAAAGCCAATCCATTACACACCGGTATAATAGCATACGCATGAACATAATGATAAAGATGTTTACATAACCTGGCAGTTAAATTACTAACTTTTTCATTAAAGTGGCGAGAAGTTACACTCCTTTCCTAAGAGATCGGTAAAAATtcctaaaacaagaaataagcccTTGAAAGTAACAAAAATTAACAGCATAGGCAGATCTCCCTTTCTTGATGTAGTCGAAAGTtccttctattttcttttcccGTTTTCTTCACCTTTGGTTTCTTGGTTTTTTCTCAAGAAGAGTGGGTGACCTTTCTTCCCTTTCTCCGGAATGGAAACAAAACAATTAGGTATAATTAGAACCCTGTAAAGCATTTCCATTTTGGTACCTCACAATCAGTTCCCCCCGCTTCTGAATGGAAATCAAAAGATTGCAAACCATAAATGCCAAATACCCTACAACGTCGAAGGTGAAGAATCGAAGCAAAATCTCCAACCCCGTTTTTCTTGGAAAAAGCCATTAGTTCATTTTCATTACAACTCAAACCACCTTCATCTAAAGATTAAGAAACTAAGATCCAGCAAACTCGATGCTTCAAATTTTCCATCAACATTGCACCATTCTGGCAAAATTTTCACACACCATTCTCAATTTGAATATTAAAACCAAGGAGTGTTCCGGAGGTCAGAGTTGGCAAGAGCACCATCTTTCAACGAAGAATCTGCATATAAAAAGCTGATTTATCCAAATTCGAGGCCATACCCAGAAGAATGTCATTGAAGCATAAAAATAGAACCCTATTGAACTATGAGAGATCTTTATCTCTGGTTTCAGTACAATATCAAGGAGTGAAGGTTTTCTTGAGCATTGCCCACCTAAAAAGCACCGACACTTCAGTTTGGATAGCGTGTCCGTGTCCAATACGTATCGGACACTTGAACACTCTGACACTTGGTGGACACCTACTTGGACGCTTGCTAGTACAACAAATGTATTAGACATGCATAGAACACCCGTTGAGTAGAGTAAAAAGACACATATATGACAATAATAGTAACTTTTGAGCATGGAATACATCAAATTAAGTCTTTTAAGCATATAAATGCATCAATTCATTTACtatgaattttcttttataaaaatgatacatatattttaaaagtattttaacaaacGTGTCCTTGCCGTGTCGTATCCtagatttttaaaatatggTGTGTCACCATGTCCGTGTCGTGTCGTATTCGTGTCCCCTATCCATGTCCGTGCTTCTTAGTTGCCCACTTGACAATCTGCATACTAGTTGTACAATTCTTTTCCTCAAGCTGGTGTGTGCTTTGCAAAGACAGTGAGACATTGATGTATCTTTTTGAATGCACTCCTCCTCCAACTCATCAATGGAACTTCTTTTAGATCTTTTGGTCCTATTAAATCACCAATCTACCTAAAAGCTTAAGCTAATGGATTACGATAATTTTAACAATAGCAACAATTTAACCCTCCTCTTACCTGTGTACTTGAAAATCTTTAAAAGGCCCAACAAGTAAAAGTTGATATTAATCAAGGAGTAAAAGACATCAGAGTAACCACTAAGCTACTTATaagtattaaaaattaaatagttttctttatttatattatataaagatgATAAAGTTGAGAGGGGGCTCAAGCCTCCCCGGGCCTATACTAAATCTGTCGGTGAAAGACATTGCAAGAATTTGAACACTAGATCTGCTACTCTAGTAACATGCTAAATTATCCACCAATCCAAAAGTTCAAATTGATTACGGTAAATTTAAACAATAAGTACTTTAACAAGCCCAATGAGAACATTGGGACTCTTTTGAATCCTTTGGCTTGAGAGAAATTATGAAGTCTATCATAATCAAGAATCCAATAAGGGAGGTATTGGATCTGATTATATTATTTGCTTCTACATGGTCTACTAATCTGTTTTGCAATTGTTGCCAAAATCAAATTTTCATCGGTTGGCTCTTTTGTGTAATCCTTGCGGTGTTGTGGGTGAGGATATTGTATCTTATCTACTCTTCTTTTGTAATCCTCTTTGATAATGAATGCAGTTTCTTAGAAAAATAGTTGTAGTATAGAAACCGAAACACATTAATTACCTGCAACAGCCTTGAAGCATGGGCGCATGAGGCCCTCACCAGTCACCACCTCGTACAATGGATGAGACATTTGGAAAAATTCTGGCTTTCTTGCTGACACTATTACCTAAAAGTACATATAAGGTATGTTTAATCTTCCTTTTAACAAAGGAATAAAATGGAAATTCAttacaaaaatgaaaattttacaACAGAAGTACAAGTAACTTTCACTGGTACAATACAAATAGTCCAACAAAAGCCAAAATTAATAAGCAGTTCCCACTTTCAAATCTTATAAAAACCCTCTACTAATCTTTACTCAAGTTCATAACTAAAAAATCCATTTGAAAATGAGACAGCTGTCTTCCTAGACCTACTTTTTCTGAAAAAATACACGACTTTCGTTgatatacaaaaagaattaaatcaGTTCAAGGATACTACTTCTCGGGAGTGAAAAGAACCAACAACTCAACAAATGAAACGAAATCCCTAAAGAATTACAAAAGCCAAATAAAGCACTGAAGAACAACGtgcccaaaaagaaaaaatattatcCCAGAAGCAAATATCCAAGAGCCACTGAAGCTATCCATCAAACAATAAAAACAGCACCTACGCCACTATCCAGAGAACAGAACTCTCGTGGAGAGAACCAAGAAGATTCAAGCAAGAGAAACTACTCCAACAACCTTAACATAATTACAACCCTAAACCAGGAATACGTTACTGACGAACTTGAGAAAAAAAGACGAATGCCGGACAATAACTTGACGCAATATTGGGAGCTCACCCTCATGTCTAGAACAAACTTTCAAgaacaccaaaaaaaaaaaaaaagaacaaaagaacaAAACTCAAACTTACAATATCAAATAGATCTCGCCATCCCATATCATTTGGAAGAAATCTGTTAAAGGAATGCTGCATCATTTTATCTGTGTAGTGATAATCCGAGTTGGTGATAAGCAAAAGCTTTTTTCCAGCCTGATGCAAAACATTTCTCAAGCAATGAATACAAAATCATGCCAGCCAATATAATAAACAATTATAACAGATGGATTATACCTCTTTTTGATCCAAAAGGGTTAATGGTAGTACAGGGTCAGGCTCGACAAATAATTCAGGATTAGACATTATCTCACTCTGTGAAATATCATGAATCAGTAAAGGGCAATCAAATAAAATCAGTAACAGTTAAAACATTTTGTTCGATGAAAGTATATACCTTAAGCTGACCCTCGACATGTGCCCTGAATAGTGCTTTCCCAACAGCCTATGACCcaagtttaaatttaaagtgTACCCAGTTAACTATAACATTCAATGTTACGAAAGATGTGGTGTAGAAGTACCATACCTTGTAGAGTCCTTTATAATCAAGTGGACCAAGCGCTGCTCCTATGGCTCCATCGTCCAATCTGTCTACCATCTGAGAGAACTCACACCACTTAATGAAGAAAATACATTTAATATACAAATGGAGCTACAACTTGACATTAAGCCTGCATCTGTACATAAAAAAAAGTATTTCATTGAACAAAACAATGTATAAGAAGACAAGCATCCAAAGGAAATCAGAGAATGCCAAATACTCTCCAATTAGCATTTATTAAAAAGGgaaatagtttttgaaaaaaaaaaaaaaaaagtagaaaaggCTTAAGTCAAAGAACTACTTCTAGAGCCTAAGGTTTTCTTGAATAGGAAACATTATGCCTAGCCAGGAGAGCCTGTCGTGTCCCATTGAAGCAGCTTAAGAGAATGGTAGGAAATCAGATTTTTAAAGCAGCAAACTTTTCTCTAACTATAGTACTTTATAGGAACAAAAGCTAACATACATAGCTAAGTCGAGTGGGCAAGGCTACACCTTAGGCAGGAAGTACCAAGAGGCATGTTACTCCTCCAATCCAGTTACTTACAAAGGGATGTGCATAAACAGCTGGAGAGTTAGAACGTGAAGGATAAGGAGGATATGTACGGGTAGTTATGACTGTAGAAGTATATAAGATATAGCAAGAGTTAGAAGAGAGGGTGGTTATCATTTTGTGATTAACTCTTTCTCTATTAACTAGTACTAAATAGTTTTTAATAGCCTATCAAGATAGTTCATGGAAAGAAGCTTAGGATTTGGGCTATctattcaaatttattttatagaaGTCCTTTTTTTCATTACCAAAGTTTGGAGTTCTCTTTTGTATATGTTGTGAGTGGCGTTCTCCTCCTTTGATTGGGCCCTTTCTTTTTCTGGATCTCCCTTTGCTTTGGGCGTAGTTGAGCTGGAGAgaatttaaataatattgttgTTGCGTAAGGCTGGCTAACTTTTTTCTGTACAAATTTATTATCTACCACAACTATGATTTATAGATTTCACCTCAACAACGGGAGGCAAAGGAATTTCTAATCTTTGGGGACCCTAAGCAAAGAAACTGACTAGTAACAAAGAGAAAGGCATCAAGTCTCTAACAAGAGCAATGCTAAATAATAGTGAATCACAATAGGACTACCTGCATATAAGCAACAGCCTCTGATACTGAAAACAATGTATTTAGGAACTCCCATCGATTCTCCTTCCGCAGATCCACCAATTCCCTCCCATAAATCTCACTATGAATACAATATTAGTAACAATAGAAAAATCAGCTATAGCTTTTCTTTGCAATGTGTAATATAGTcgatattaataaaaatatagcAACTCTAGTCTAACAAACTCTATCCTAGGATAATTTGAGCAGTAGATAGGAGAAGCACAAACAAAAATTACAAGGAACAAAATTTAATGTGATATGGACACAGAAACATATCTACCTTGTTTATAAGAAAAATGCACATTGTAATGCATCAGATTCTGGAAAGGAATTATGTCTTTTAATATAAGCAAGTTGCATTTACCACAATATATATAGAACCGTTATTCTATATTGTAACATATTTATCattcatatatacatacatacatatatatatataatgcacCTATTGGAGGTTGGTGGAGCGCATGACCTATTTCTAGATATGCAACATCTGAGAACAAAGGCttcaaataaaatcttaatctAGTTCAAAATCTTTAAAATGTTGAAAAGCTGGACAATGCAATGTATTTCTTGATGCCAATTTCAAGATCCATAAAATTATATAATGGTGATAATATGAAGGATGCATGGAACACATGTGTAAGAGTGTCTGTAGTTTTAGCCTGCAAAAAGGTAGAGCTAACATCTCTAATTACAATTTAAGGGCCTGGTTGCATGCCTTTCATCAAATTAATATTCATCTAGCACAAAAGAAGTTCAGTACAAAGTATACTTAAACATATACCTCACATCTCGAGTAGACAGCATTTTTGTTCCATGCATTGCTCTTTTAATATAACCAAAACGATCAGCCTTTACTAAGTTACCTCTCTCTTTGTCTATGACAAGGCCTCTTATAACCTAATTTAATTGTGAAAGGAAAAAATGCAAAAACAATGAAAACATACTATATAAAGATCAGAAACAAAGTCCACCACGACAATTCTTAAATTAGCTCAGTAAGAACTGTTACCAAGTCTGGGTCAAATGCGAGCCCATTGACTGGGAAACCCATGTTCCTTAAGTTTTCCATACAGTAGTCATACGCTCTTCCCTCCCAAGCCTAAAGGAGTACAAGTAAGTTCTCCAAAACAATCAAAGGATGGACATACTAAAatgtgaaaagaaaaggaaagctaAAGAAAGAATCAAGTTAGAAAGCATTATTTCAGAGTCTGTAATATCACTAATCATTCCTCGTATAGGAAAGAGATCACTAGCTAGAAAACTTCCCTAATCCTTTTCCTGTGCTTAACGGATGCAAAAATATCAAAGCAATTACCATGACATTGTAATGCATCAGAGTGTAATCCATGTCGTATCCAATGACACTGATTGATCGAAGATTCAATGTTCGGCTACAAAATATACCATGTGGTGAATTTCTTGATGAAGGACTCTGCAAATTAAGATTTGTTAGTGGAGGAAAAAAGTGTAGACGTTTGTCTAGCAAATTTTTATAAATCACAATAAAGAAGGATGCAGGGAAGGACAAAATCGACCATttggaaataattaattaaaacgtAGTATGATGGTTTACATCGCCACTTTAAACGTAAATATTCTTGGGGAATCGGTCATTTCTTCTTTATATACAA is drawn from Cucumis melo cultivar AY chromosome 11, USDA_Cmelo_AY_1.0, whole genome shotgun sequence and contains these coding sequences:
- the LOC103497745 gene encoding uncharacterized protein LOC103497745, whose protein sequence is MAVAVSLGNPVLTRTTLLSPVNKRHLTSRRSQKMTLCLCAMDSKSVGVGGDVFSVTSSAKSGVDYLGQSTKGDMNVKFEHLDAFGVDGEETLEGPIEEVARVEAHEAEDLLRDLGIPSPSSRNSPHGIFCSRTLNLRSISVIGYDMDYTLMHYNVMAWEGRAYDYCMENLRNMGFPVNGLAFDPDLVIRGLVIDKERGNLVKADRFGYIKRAMHGTKMLSTRDVSEIYGRELVDLRKENRWEFLNTLFSVSEAVAYMQMVDRLDDGAIGAALGPLDYKGLYKAVGKALFRAHVEGQLKSEIMSNPELFVEPDPVLPLTLLDQKEAGKKLLLITNSDYHYTDKMMQHSFNRFLPNDMGWRDLFDIVIVSARKPEFFQMSHPLYEVVTGEGLMRPCFKAVAGGLYSGGSAQMIENSLNIHGDEILYVGDHIYTDVSQSKVHLRWRTALILRELEEEYSALIHSRGHRASLIELINQKEVVGDLFNQLRLALQRRTQGRPAQTLAATNLDDEELTESMQKLLIVMQRLDQKIAPMLEADGELFNKRWGFLSRAGLWDKSHLMRQIEKYADIYTSRVSNFLNYTPFTYFRSQEQTLAHDSYSFYCSHDETTVDK